From one Paenibacillus terrae HPL-003 genomic stretch:
- a CDS encoding copper amine oxidase N-terminal domain-containing protein has product MNPIFYVYALCRITMLSSALLAVALFSTSSVVNAAQTDHSLNFSGTSLLKVNDYDVLYCAPVGPYTNEGNRLMAPLRSVSELLGAKVEYNMKSQEAVVNWGKNKIVFHKGKNMYDLNGQSVQMDTYPEVKQDSFIIPLGVLLRAMDIPFEYKNNKVVLQNESFNQSKVLQHVTELDWGRNNLLDNNSILDIQSFKLTSKINSTGELEGNLTVSALNRSGSAIKEGKEDLHEIFVFNQTISMDADQASIDIPDRKRPRIEIGSSVSRSISFVTIKDPLQYVLVAGRTIKTKDELK; this is encoded by the coding sequence TTGAACCCTATATTCTATGTGTATGCTTTGTGTAGGATAACCATGTTATCCTCCGCTTTACTTGCAGTTGCTCTGTTCAGTACATCTTCTGTAGTTAATGCAGCTCAGACTGATCATTCTTTGAACTTTAGTGGAACGTCCTTACTTAAGGTAAATGATTATGATGTCCTGTACTGCGCTCCCGTTGGTCCATATACAAACGAGGGAAATCGTTTAATGGCTCCCCTCCGTTCTGTTTCTGAACTTCTTGGCGCAAAAGTGGAATACAATATGAAGTCACAGGAGGCTGTTGTTAACTGGGGAAAAAATAAGATTGTGTTTCACAAAGGTAAGAATATGTATGATTTGAATGGCCAGTCTGTGCAAATGGATACTTATCCTGAAGTGAAGCAGGATTCTTTTATCATTCCACTTGGTGTATTACTAAGAGCTATGGATATTCCATTTGAATATAAAAATAATAAGGTTGTTTTGCAAAATGAATCCTTTAACCAAAGTAAAGTTCTTCAACATGTCACTGAATTAGATTGGGGTAGAAACAATTTATTGGATAACAATTCTATTTTGGATATCCAAAGTTTTAAATTAACATCCAAGATAAATTCTACTGGAGAACTAGAGGGCAATTTAACTGTAAGTGCTTTGAATCGTTCAGGTTCTGCGATTAAGGAAGGCAAGGAGGACTTACACGAAATCTTCGTTTTTAATCAAACGATTAGTATGGATGCCGATCAGGCTTCTATAGATATTCCTGATAGAAAACGTCCAAGGATTGAAATAGGAAGCTCAGTTTCTCGAAGCATTTCATTTGTCACCATAAAAGATCCTCTTCAATATGTATTAGTTGCTGGCAGAACGATAAAAACAAAAGATGAGCTTAAATGA
- a CDS encoding DNA-binding protein, with the protein MKETTTIRAELEQYIRREGITISKFGENTGINAGTISAIINGNRPIAMLLLDRIAAGMGLEEGSLYELYIEEFIRNAAPNWRRVRPFLYRCAELNKLDCIEQVVEFMMDYLIYAPALFETAEELFREGRFAAAAIIYKNVSESEKYQHSERLALCQYRLFTIAVGDDQDENLWAATHFESFVDRLGEVDQLDALKDLANTYVSLRRWDKVDALADKMCRRAKVQYEQKYGKTRRAERDKETKGPLFMYIVYSYVLRAGICDERGDYKKALEYVSLYADLSWVQEDTEEARRLKEQCSNWAEANGYLYQLMSGKLDVIPQYVAYLERNEGEILMGLFKIMLAANRYDFNVDDVLQRFEKEIAAFADHHTKVGTYTEQVSADLYARFLAERACYDLDKKRYAKGMKFLLESLSYSVVLNGNPVTIKCVGLFEKFRHTASPEATEEYKNLLREVDHFNDKKDRYFSARV; encoded by the coding sequence TTGAAGGAAACAACCACGATTCGTGCAGAGCTGGAACAGTATATCAGACGTGAAGGAATCACGATTAGTAAGTTTGGGGAGAACACGGGTATTAATGCGGGCACGATCAGTGCCATTATCAACGGTAATCGGCCGATTGCGATGTTGCTATTGGATCGGATTGCGGCAGGCATGGGGCTTGAAGAAGGAAGTCTCTATGAGCTGTACATTGAAGAATTTATACGGAATGCAGCACCGAATTGGCGGCGGGTTCGCCCATTTTTGTACCGCTGTGCAGAGCTGAACAAGCTGGACTGTATTGAACAAGTCGTGGAATTTATGATGGACTATCTGATTTACGCTCCGGCCTTGTTTGAAACGGCAGAAGAATTGTTCAGAGAAGGCAGATTTGCGGCAGCGGCTATTATCTATAAAAATGTCTCGGAAAGCGAGAAGTATCAGCATTCCGAACGTCTGGCTCTCTGCCAGTATCGGTTATTTACAATCGCTGTCGGTGATGATCAGGACGAAAATTTGTGGGCCGCTACTCACTTTGAAAGCTTTGTAGATCGATTGGGTGAAGTGGATCAACTGGATGCATTAAAGGATTTGGCCAATACTTATGTTTCGCTGCGTCGGTGGGATAAAGTAGACGCGTTAGCTGATAAAATGTGTCGCAGGGCTAAAGTGCAGTATGAGCAAAAATATGGAAAAACTAGAAGAGCAGAGCGTGACAAGGAAACAAAGGGTCCTTTGTTTATGTATATTGTATACTCTTACGTGCTGCGTGCCGGTATTTGTGACGAACGAGGGGATTACAAAAAGGCTTTGGAATATGTCTCCCTGTATGCGGATCTAAGCTGGGTGCAGGAGGATACGGAAGAAGCACGCCGCTTGAAGGAACAGTGTAGTAACTGGGCTGAGGCTAACGGATATCTGTATCAGCTTATGTCCGGTAAACTGGACGTCATTCCACAGTATGTGGCCTATCTGGAAAGAAACGAAGGCGAGATTCTGATGGGATTGTTCAAAATCATGCTGGCCGCAAACCGTTATGATTTTAATGTGGACGATGTACTGCAACGTTTCGAAAAAGAGATTGCTGCATTTGCGGATCACCATACCAAGGTAGGCACCTATACGGAGCAAGTGTCAGCGGATCTCTATGCACGATTCCTAGCCGAGCGGGCTTGCTACGATCTCGATAAAAAGCGCTATGCAAAAGGCATGAAATTTCTGTTGGAAAGCCTGTCCTATTCCGTGGTGCTGAATGGTAATCCTGTAACGATTAAATGTGTAGGTTTATTTGAGAAATTCCGGCATACTGCCTCGCCGGAGGCGACGGAGGAATATAAAAATTTACTTAGAGAGGTAGATCATTTTAATGATAAAAAAGATCGTTATTTTTCTGCTCGCGTTTAA
- a CDS encoding aspartyl-phosphate phosphatase Spo0E family protein gives MGSEKALQQRLEKNRQRLYDLQAKYGLDHMYVLRQSMVLDELINQYNRMYYTKLKKPIA, from the coding sequence ATGGGAAGTGAAAAAGCTTTGCAGCAGCGATTGGAGAAAAATCGACAGCGGCTCTATGATTTGCAAGCGAAATACGGACTAGATCATATGTATGTACTCCGGCAATCTATGGTTTTGGACGAGCTGATTAATCAATATAATCGGATGTACTATACAAAATTAAAAAAGCCGATCGCTTAA
- a CDS encoding ABC transporter substrate-binding protein: MKLHAQFLRLHSHTADDRDENHTIETTLDELAAIFDCTHRNALMIIQKMEKHDWIQWTPRRGRGRRSSLHFLIQPEDIAVQSMMQAIDRHDIKRALDEIRAHSRSSTMQEHLQGWLLNYFGHHAEVRSDQQQIDTLRLPIRQQLYTLDPLYMNWLAESFVSSHVFDGLARRANESGEILPGLAHAWEVDATRTQWTFFLRKEVLFHNGKILTAEDVVYTFERLSRAPGRRLYHFIVRQIEHVQALSPTIVRFELKEPNELFLSFLCTSRAAIVPRELNQAGEAAFGIRPVGTGAFKVTEMNESLCILEAFAPYFQGRAHLDRVEIVQLPWAAKPESAADTADTASPFHIIHNPVLAGNTDTAWSQIHSAASVRKFITCNTHKDGPLRNPEVRDRIVACLDHRSLPPMVDASDESYEPPATLQIATIPEYRADADRVAAQLESCGYTCNIVAASMNEFKSSSIRMESDLIIFSLFRDRDEQLRLFDLYLNVSGHVEPHSRVDIERLLRDITREADHTVRARQFEHIEARLIQEHQLHILYEKPVQTAYLPSVRGVSFNSQGWVDLRHVWFPPAQLQISKP; this comes from the coding sequence ATGAAACTTCATGCCCAATTTTTGCGGCTTCACTCGCACACCGCTGACGACAGGGACGAGAACCATACAATAGAGACTACGCTGGATGAGTTGGCGGCTATTTTTGACTGCACCCACCGTAATGCCCTGATGATCATTCAGAAAATGGAAAAGCATGACTGGATACAGTGGACTCCCCGCCGAGGCAGGGGCCGCCGCTCCAGCCTGCACTTCCTGATTCAGCCGGAGGACATTGCGGTGCAGTCCATGATGCAGGCCATCGACCGCCACGACATCAAACGCGCACTGGATGAAATCCGGGCCCATTCGCGTTCATCCACGATGCAGGAGCATTTGCAAGGCTGGCTGCTGAACTACTTTGGGCATCATGCAGAGGTTCGCAGCGATCAGCAGCAGATTGATACGTTGCGTCTGCCCATTCGCCAGCAGCTATACACGCTGGACCCGCTGTATATGAACTGGCTCGCGGAGTCCTTCGTATCCAGCCACGTCTTTGACGGGCTGGCCCGCCGGGCGAACGAGAGCGGTGAGATTTTGCCGGGACTGGCGCACGCTTGGGAGGTGGACGCTACCCGTACGCAATGGACCTTTTTCTTACGTAAGGAAGTACTGTTCCATAACGGCAAAATACTGACCGCCGAGGATGTGGTTTATACCTTTGAGCGGCTGAGCCGTGCGCCGGGACGGAGGCTGTACCATTTTATCGTTCGGCAAATCGAGCACGTACAGGCGCTCAGTCCGACGATAGTACGCTTCGAGCTGAAGGAGCCAAATGAGCTATTTCTGTCCTTCCTGTGTACCAGTCGTGCCGCCATCGTGCCTCGTGAGCTGAATCAGGCGGGTGAAGCGGCCTTTGGCATCCGCCCTGTGGGCACAGGGGCTTTCAAGGTCACGGAGATGAACGAGAGCTTATGCATACTGGAGGCATTCGCTCCTTATTTTCAAGGCCGCGCCCATCTCGACCGGGTGGAAATTGTTCAGCTCCCGTGGGCGGCCAAGCCGGAATCGGCGGCGGATACCGCAGATACAGCTTCGCCTTTTCATATCATCCACAATCCCGTATTGGCCGGGAACACGGATACTGCATGGAGTCAGATTCACTCGGCAGCCTCGGTGCGTAAATTTATTACATGCAATACGCACAAGGACGGGCCGTTACGTAACCCGGAAGTACGTGACCGTATCGTGGCGTGTCTGGATCATCGCAGCCTCCCTCCGATGGTGGATGCATCCGACGAGTCGTATGAACCCCCGGCAACGCTGCAAATTGCGACCATTCCCGAGTATAGAGCCGATGCGGACCGGGTCGCGGCTCAGCTGGAATCGTGCGGATATACTTGTAATATCGTGGCTGCGTCCATGAATGAATTCAAAAGCTCCTCCATCCGTATGGAATCAGACCTGATCATCTTTTCTTTGTTTCGTGACCGTGATGAGCAATTGCGCCTGTTCGATCTGTATCTCAACGTGTCCGGCCATGTGGAGCCGCATAGCCGTGTGGATATCGAAAGACTGCTGCGCGATATTACACGGGAAGCAGATCATACGGTCAGAGCGCGTCAATTCGAGCATATCGAAGCCCGGCTTATTCAGGAGCACCAGCTCCATATTTTATATGAAAAGCCCGTCCAGACAGCATATCTCCCTTCTGTACGCGGCGTTTCCTTCAACAGCCAGGGGTGGGTGGATCTGCGTCATGTCTGGTTCCCGCCTGCTCAACTGCAAATATCCAAGCCTTAA
- a CDS encoding DUF6953 family protein → MNNTLTTEQQIAAWMVAQIREVGTLKQEDAIAYVRSEYGEQYVFISEHGHVSLEKEIKKAFRKLHGGKIAWDRDGFLWAWT, encoded by the coding sequence ATGAATAATACCCTTACAACAGAACAGCAAATTGCAGCATGGATGGTCGCACAAATTCGTGAAGTGGGAACCTTAAAACAAGAAGACGCGATTGCATATGTACGCTCTGAGTATGGAGAGCAGTATGTGTTTATAAGTGAGCATGGTCATGTATCTCTCGAAAAGGAAATCAAAAAAGCGTTTCGCAAGCTTCATGGCGGTAAAATCGCCTGGGATCGTGACGGATTCCTCTGGGCCTGGACGTAA
- a CDS encoding TetR/AcrR family transcriptional regulator, with the protein MNTTKKELKKELILKAASMIVHEQGVEKLTLEAVAKKAGISKGGLLYHFPNKDALILGMVEQLSNSFVTEFNERAESDIHSKGKWTRSYMDTSIFGDKDVNDLYTALSAAQFTNPQMLKLLQDDYANIQNKIENDELDPVRSTMARLVMDGLWFAEMFGLAPPNEEFKQKIIEELKTYVKENE; encoded by the coding sequence ATGAATACAACTAAAAAAGAATTAAAAAAAGAATTAATTCTTAAAGCTGCTTCAATGATTGTGCATGAACAAGGAGTAGAGAAATTAACATTAGAAGCCGTTGCTAAGAAGGCGGGAATAAGTAAAGGAGGATTGCTCTACCATTTTCCTAATAAAGATGCACTGATTTTGGGTATGGTTGAGCAACTGTCGAACAGCTTTGTCACCGAATTTAATGAGAGAGCAGAAAGTGACATTCATTCCAAAGGAAAATGGACTCGCTCTTATATGGATACATCGATTTTTGGGGATAAGGATGTAAATGATCTGTATACTGCTCTCTCTGCAGCCCAATTTACTAACCCGCAGATGCTAAAACTTCTTCAGGATGATTATGCGAATATCCAAAATAAAATCGAAAACGATGAATTAGATCCGGTTCGTTCTACAATGGCCCGATTAGTTATGGACGGTTTATGGTTTGCGGAAATGTTCGGGTTAGCTCCTCCAAATGAAGAATTTAAGCAAAAGATTATTGAAGAGTTAAAGACATATGTAAAGGAGAATGAATAA
- a CDS encoding DMT family transporter, translating to MAYLFLAISIVGELVGTSMLKASEGFTRLYPTLLTIVAFGISFFFISLTLKTLPLNMTYAIWSGVGAVATALISVLIWKEKINTGSIIGIALIVIGVVVLNLFGAGHGEAKGTTETASPIVQK from the coding sequence ATGGCTTATCTTTTCCTGGCAATATCCATCGTTGGTGAGCTTGTTGGAACTTCAATGCTTAAGGCTTCAGAAGGTTTTACCAGACTGTATCCAACTCTATTGACTATTGTTGCGTTTGGTATCTCTTTCTTTTTTATCTCTTTAACTCTCAAAACGCTTCCTTTGAATATGACTTACGCAATTTGGTCAGGCGTCGGAGCGGTTGCTACAGCGCTTATCTCTGTACTCATTTGGAAAGAAAAAATCAATACAGGAAGCATTATAGGCATTGCTTTAATTGTTATTGGCGTGGTGGTACTGAACTTATTTGGTGCGGGACACGGAGAGGCGAAAGGTACAACAGAAACAGCCAGTCCAATCGTTCAAAAATGA
- a CDS encoding DUF4153 domain-containing protein codes for MHDKLSGTSLPKPSFLSAFAAAIVLALVHQYLFYGHALGVSLPIFVILFYTYMYVYNRDRIRLDSWMGRLLFAVIVLLSLTYALFDNPVLYVLNALAIPALISVHMVMLLGEKRHSWSEPGIIGQALSHLFYQNLRHVVTPFRMFKTAAFRNVKDERKRVLGKVMVGLLIALPLLFIIISLLASADGMFEELLSGIPSWIGTLSFGSGMLRLIWTCFFTFCFFCYLWGFVQPALRDPGQEEQSRHGLSEGANGQTTEYDGHSSVIIDRSRIPYHEPVAIKFDPVITATVLMVMNLVYVVFVVLQFGYLFGAWEGTLPEGTSYAEYARRGFGELVMVTGINFVLMISVLKWTEFGSNILQKMNNGLLYVLVGCSGVMLYSGYTRLVMYEEAYGYTYTRYLVHAFMIFLGLLLLIAAVRIHVRQLPLAKYYVVLALVAYVVVNYVGIDVRIAENNLERYRTTSVIDKEYLSGLSADAIPLLIEFSRKEHGAMDEFLQGRLMSMTREETAWPAFNWAEYRAQRKLHDYILE; via the coding sequence ATGCATGACAAGTTGAGTGGAACTTCTTTGCCGAAACCGTCGTTCCTGTCCGCCTTTGCTGCTGCGATTGTGTTGGCGCTGGTTCATCAATATCTGTTTTACGGGCATGCGCTAGGCGTGTCTCTGCCGATTTTTGTCATTCTGTTCTACACCTATATGTATGTCTATAATCGGGATCGTATCCGGCTTGACTCATGGATGGGGCGATTGCTGTTTGCCGTGATTGTGCTGCTGTCGCTGACGTATGCACTGTTCGATAATCCGGTTTTATATGTGTTAAATGCATTGGCTATACCTGCTCTGATTAGTGTACATATGGTGATGCTGCTCGGAGAGAAGAGGCATAGCTGGTCGGAACCCGGTATCATTGGTCAGGCGTTAAGCCATTTGTTTTATCAAAATCTGCGACATGTCGTGACTCCGTTTCGGATGTTCAAGACAGCAGCCTTTCGGAATGTAAAGGATGAGCGCAAGCGTGTATTGGGGAAAGTGATGGTCGGTTTGCTGATCGCCCTGCCGCTGCTGTTCATCATTATATCTTTGCTGGCATCAGCGGATGGGATGTTCGAGGAACTGTTATCCGGCATACCTTCATGGATCGGAACGCTGTCATTTGGTAGCGGAATGCTGCGGCTGATCTGGACCTGCTTCTTTACCTTCTGTTTTTTCTGCTATTTGTGGGGATTCGTACAGCCTGCTTTGCGTGATCCGGGCCAAGAGGAGCAGTCGCGGCACGGGTTAAGCGAGGGGGCGAATGGTCAAACCACCGAGTATGATGGTCATTCCTCGGTGATCATCGACAGATCAAGGATACCTTATCACGAGCCGGTAGCGATCAAGTTTGATCCTGTGATTACAGCTACGGTGCTGATGGTTATGAATCTGGTGTATGTTGTGTTCGTCGTATTGCAGTTCGGGTATCTGTTTGGTGCATGGGAAGGTACCTTGCCAGAAGGAACCTCGTATGCAGAATATGCGAGAAGGGGCTTCGGGGAGCTGGTTATGGTGACAGGTATCAACTTTGTGCTCATGATCAGTGTGCTAAAGTGGACCGAATTCGGCTCAAATATATTGCAAAAAATGAACAACGGCTTGCTGTATGTACTTGTGGGCTGCTCGGGTGTGATGCTGTATTCGGGCTATACCCGGTTGGTCATGTACGAAGAGGCCTATGGATATACGTACACCCGTTATCTGGTACACGCGTTTATGATTTTTCTGGGCTTGCTGCTACTCATTGCGGCAGTGCGCATTCATGTCCGTCAGCTTCCGTTGGCGAAATATTATGTTGTACTCGCTTTGGTGGCGTATGTTGTTGTGAATTATGTGGGCATTGATGTACGGATTGCTGAAAATAATCTCGAACGGTATCGCACTACATCGGTGATAGATAAGGAATATTTGAGTGGGCTATCGGCGGATGCTATTCCGCTGCTGATTGAATTTAGCCGTAAGGAACACGGAGCGATGGATGAGTTTCTACAAGGTCGTCTGATGAGCATGACGAGGGAAGAAACGGCATGGCCTGCGTTCAATTGGGCCGAATATCGGGCACAGCGCAAGCTGCACGACTATATTTTGGAATGA
- a CDS encoding alpha/beta hydrolase, with the protein MKKWRKRLWKTVMFGLLAILVLLASGVIYEQVSTRQDLKSYTPSGKLYNVNGHNMHLYTGGQGKVTVVFASGWGTANPYVDFSPLYEKLAPHVKFAVYDRFGYGYSDTTDKKRDIDTITNEIHELLQESGQKPPYLFAAHSLGSLETLRFAQKYPDEVQGIVMLDSGSPEYYYAAAEEPVRGGFINQLLMKTGVIRMLFHSDSFIEASRAARNGLKFVPDDLKEIDLTASLLKLENANIEDELRQSRTNAKIVLDDKKPFLFPLTVLTSDYLGAPDDVWNKYEKEFTSWSVQSKQLVIKDTEHYIHQYRPDLVADEILDLAKR; encoded by the coding sequence GTGAAAAAATGGCGTAAAAGATTATGGAAGACGGTTATGTTCGGGTTGCTGGCCATTTTGGTTCTTCTGGCATCAGGTGTGATATATGAACAGGTAAGCACCCGGCAGGATCTGAAATCTTATACCCCCAGCGGAAAGCTATACAATGTGAATGGGCATAATATGCATTTATATACTGGAGGACAAGGGAAAGTAACGGTTGTATTCGCTTCCGGGTGGGGCACGGCCAATCCGTATGTTGATTTTTCCCCACTGTATGAGAAGCTTGCCCCACATGTTAAATTCGCAGTTTATGACCGGTTCGGCTATGGGTATAGTGATACGACGGACAAGAAGCGTGACATTGATACAATAACGAATGAAATACACGAATTGCTGCAGGAGTCCGGCCAAAAGCCACCTTACCTGTTTGCGGCACATTCGCTGGGATCCCTCGAAACGCTCCGGTTTGCACAGAAATACCCGGACGAGGTACAAGGCATCGTGATGTTGGATAGCGGAAGCCCGGAATATTACTATGCTGCTGCTGAGGAGCCAGTACGCGGCGGCTTTATCAATCAGTTGCTCATGAAAACAGGCGTGATTCGGATGCTTTTTCACTCTGACAGCTTTATCGAAGCCTCACGTGCAGCTCGCAACGGCTTGAAGTTTGTGCCGGATGATTTGAAAGAAATTGACCTGACAGCCTCATTGCTTAAGCTTGAAAATGCCAATATAGAGGACGAGCTGCGTCAATCGCGGACTAATGCAAAGATCGTATTGGATGACAAAAAACCCTTCCTTTTCCCGCTTACCGTGCTGACATCCGATTACTTAGGGGCTCCCGATGACGTCTGGAACAAATACGAAAAGGAATTTACTTCTTGGTCCGTGCAATCGAAGCAATTGGTGATTAAGGATACCGAGCATTATATTCATCAATATCGCCCTGATCTCGTTGCAGACGAAATATTGGACTTAGCCAAGCGGTAG
- a CDS encoding IS3 family transposase (programmed frameshift) codes for MTKKERRTFSTEFKMQMVQLYQSGKPRKDIIQEYDLNPSSLDKWVKQNSTSGSFKEKDNRTPEELELIELRKQNKQLLMENDIFKASRADHGTKVNVIRQNKHKYSVSAMCDVLKISRSTYYYEESKVEATSEDELPSMIMDIFQSSRQNYGTRKIKKELYQQGFTVSRRRIGRIMKELGLVSSYTIAQYKPHSTSCNEAKQANVLNRKFEQEQALSVVVSDLTYVRVGSYWNYVCFFVDLFNREIIGYSAGLHKDAKLVYRALASIKGNLNDIRLFHTDRGNEFKNKLIDDALEAFQIERSLSMKGCPYDNAVAEATFKIFKTEFVKKRHFESLTELTTELHDYVHWFNHIRIHGSLDYLSPAEFKQRHHKKVV; via the exons ATGACTAAAAAAGAAAGACGTACCTTTAGTACCGAATTTAAGATGCAGATGGTTCAGCTCTATCAAAGTGGTAAACCCCGAAAGGATATCATTCAAGAATATGATTTGAATCCTTCATCACTAGATAAGTGGGTGAAACAGAATTCCACATCTGGATCCTTCAAAGAGAAAGACAACCGAACTCCAGAAGAGCTAGAACTCATCGAACTTCGAAAACAGAACAAGCAACTGCTCATGGAGAATGACATTT TTAAAGCAAGCCGCGCTGATCATGGGACGAAAGTAAATGTCATTCGCCAGAATAAACATAAATACTCGGTATCAGCAATGTGCGACGTCCTAAAAATCTCTAGAAGCACCTATTATTATGAAGAGAGCAAGGTCGAGGCTACATCGGAGGATGAGCTTCCCTCCATGATTATGGATATTTTTCAAAGCAGCCGTCAAAACTACGGTACGCGTAAAATTAAAAAAGAGCTGTACCAGCAAGGCTTTACAGTATCCAGACGGAGAATTGGACGAATCATGAAGGAACTCGGGCTGGTCTCCTCGTATACGATCGCTCAATATAAACCTCATTCCACGAGCTGCAATGAAGCCAAGCAAGCGAATGTATTGAACCGGAAATTTGAGCAAGAACAGGCGTTATCTGTCGTCGTAAGCGACCTGACGTACGTTAGAGTGGGTTCATATTGGAACTACGTATGCTTCTTTGTCGATCTGTTTAACCGCGAGATTATTGGCTACAGTGCGGGGCTACACAAGGATGCCAAGCTAGTTTACCGTGCCTTGGCTTCGATAAAGGGCAACCTGAATGACATTCGGCTCTTTCACACCGACCGAGGAAATGAATTCAAGAATAAGCTCATCGACGATGCTCTGGAGGCTTTTCAGATTGAGCGCTCCTTGAGCATGAAAGGCTGTCCCTATGATAACGCCGTTGCAGAAGCCACGTTTAAAATTTTCAAAACAGAGTTTGTGAAGAAACGTCATTTTGAAAGCCTGACTGAACTAACCACAGAGTTACATGACTATGTGCACTGGTTTAACCATATTCGGATTCATGGATCTCTGGATTACTTAAGTCCGGCTGAATTCAAACAGAGACACCACAAAAAAGTTGTCTAG
- a CDS encoding tyrosine-type recombinase/integrase → MYTSKMTSSQLHAPSMHNPETYTDDEITGLFLSTCSNSPYTLRNYKRAIQQFRNFTSGKPLRKVTWQDVEVYKIGLLEGACSPTKQTPAPATIASFLAPLKSLYKWGSDPSIRIFQHNPTTSVRTPRIPVNSKNHFLTKNELRQLLAYLKTQGERNYLIALTLVLLGLRVSEMVSIQWDHFHTDPTEMFIWLTVYNGKGGKQREVKVPARLLEMYKQYRDAFQQEDPLNMRERLFPLSVRQVETIIKLAREKAGIAKKITPHWFRHTNATLALIHGASLQQVQENLGHSHINTTQRYLHTVSQMQKAAPDYVEDCLKDIL, encoded by the coding sequence ATGTATACGTCTAAAATGACATCTTCTCAGCTACATGCCCCTTCCATGCATAACCCAGAGACGTACACGGATGACGAAATAACAGGATTATTTTTAAGTACGTGCAGTAACTCCCCGTATACCCTGCGCAACTACAAGAGGGCCATTCAGCAGTTTCGAAATTTCACATCTGGTAAACCGTTACGGAAAGTGACATGGCAGGATGTAGAGGTCTATAAAATCGGCTTATTAGAGGGTGCTTGCAGCCCTACCAAGCAAACACCTGCACCAGCGACCATTGCCAGCTTCTTGGCCCCCTTAAAATCGCTATACAAGTGGGGGAGTGATCCGAGCATTCGTATTTTTCAGCACAATCCCACCACAAGTGTGCGAACCCCCAGGATTCCAGTGAACAGTAAAAATCATTTCTTAACCAAAAATGAGCTGCGGCAGCTTTTAGCCTATTTAAAAACACAGGGGGAACGGAATTATCTGATCGCGCTCACGCTGGTTTTATTGGGGCTTCGGGTGTCTGAGATGGTGTCTATACAGTGGGATCACTTTCATACCGATCCGACGGAAATGTTCATTTGGCTGACTGTGTATAACGGAAAAGGAGGCAAACAGCGCGAGGTCAAAGTACCCGCAAGACTTTTGGAGATGTACAAGCAGTACAGAGACGCTTTCCAGCAAGAGGACCCATTAAATATGCGAGAGAGGTTGTTTCCGTTGTCAGTAAGGCAAGTGGAGACGATTATTAAGCTGGCCAGGGAAAAAGCTGGAATCGCGAAAAAGATAACCCCCCACTGGTTTCGCCACACGAATGCTACATTAGCCTTGATTCATGGTGCATCGTTACAGCAGGTGCAGGAAAATCTCGGGCACTCCCACATCAATACGACACAACGATACCTTCATACGGTTAGCCAAATGCAAAAAGCAGCCCCCGACTATGTGGAAGACTGCTTAAAAGATATATTATAG